A part of Maridesulfovibrio hydrothermalis AM13 = DSM 14728 genomic DNA contains:
- a CDS encoding YdcF family protein: MKLIKPLLTLIGALTVTVTAVAVILFLFAPALLQEEDTLEKADAIVVLGGQYFRPIYAAELYNEGYAPKVLASRPVVMPEEKIIRALGINSPYQWEIYRDILLRKGVPKKDTSFFGKANVSTIDEAEVLKKTLDPKIKSIILVTSPLHTRRAGIIFRETLPAEIKVIVVSTPYEKVPKEWWKNFRTAPFIVLEVMKTFYYELGGGFRSSEQLTN; encoded by the coding sequence ATGAAACTGATAAAACCGCTTTTAACACTCATCGGAGCACTCACTGTTACAGTAACGGCGGTGGCAGTCATACTGTTTTTGTTTGCCCCCGCCCTGCTTCAGGAAGAAGATACTCTGGAAAAAGCCGATGCAATAGTGGTGCTGGGCGGACAATATTTCCGCCCGATATATGCAGCGGAACTATACAACGAAGGATATGCTCCCAAAGTTCTGGCAAGCAGACCGGTCGTTATGCCTGAAGAAAAAATTATACGCGCCCTTGGCATAAACAGCCCCTATCAATGGGAAATATACAGAGATATTCTGCTTAGAAAAGGAGTTCCCAAGAAAGATACCTCCTTTTTCGGCAAGGCCAACGTCAGCACGATTGACGAAGCAGAAGTGCTGAAGAAAACTCTCGACCCGAAAATAAAATCTATCATTCTGGTAACATCACCGCTGCACACCAGACGGGCAGGAATCATCTTCCGGGAGACCTTGCCCGCAGAAATAAAAGTAATTGTTGTATCCACACCATATGAAAAAGTACCAAAAGAATGGTGGAAGAACTTCCGCACTGCCCCTTTTATAGTTTTAGAAGTCATGAAGACTTTCTATTACGAACTGGGTGGAGGGTTCAGAAGTTCAGAGCAGCTGACAAATTAG
- the dhaK gene encoding dihydroxyacetone kinase subunit DhaK, translated as MKKLINDVENVVKEQLEGMALAHPELTFKFDPYYVYRSDAPVKGKVAIVSGGGSGHEPMHGGFIGKGMLDGACPGEVFTSPTPDQMYECAKAVDSGAGVLFMVKNYTGDVMNFEAAAELVASEGLKVQNILIDDDVAVKDSLYTAGRRGVGTTVLAEKIVGAAAEAGYDLEKCSDLCRKVNQYGRSFGVALTSCIVPAAGKPTFELGEKEVEMGIGIHGEPGIERMPLKSVDEMTLYAAEQIIDDPAYTRIVREWNGSEWEDKELTDEPFAKGDNVIAFVNSMGGTPVSELYAVYRKLDEVCKAKGINIVRNLVGPYITSLEMQGFSITLLKVDDEMLKFWDAPVKTPGLTW; from the coding sequence ATGAAAAAATTGATTAACGATGTGGAAAATGTGGTTAAGGAACAACTTGAGGGAATGGCCCTTGCTCATCCTGAGCTGACCTTTAAATTCGACCCCTATTACGTATACAGGTCTGACGCTCCGGTAAAAGGAAAGGTAGCCATTGTTTCTGGCGGCGGTTCCGGTCACGAACCCATGCATGGTGGTTTTATCGGTAAAGGTATGCTTGACGGTGCCTGCCCCGGTGAAGTTTTTACTTCTCCCACACCTGACCAGATGTACGAATGCGCCAAGGCTGTAGACAGCGGTGCGGGTGTTCTTTTCATGGTAAAGAACTACACTGGCGATGTGATGAACTTTGAAGCTGCTGCGGAACTCGTAGCCAGTGAAGGTCTCAAGGTTCAGAATATTTTAATTGATGATGACGTGGCCGTTAAAGACAGCCTTTACACTGCTGGCAGACGCGGCGTAGGAACCACTGTTCTTGCTGAAAAAATAGTTGGAGCCGCTGCTGAAGCCGGTTATGACCTTGAAAAATGCTCCGACCTTTGCCGCAAAGTAAACCAGTATGGACGCTCTTTCGGTGTAGCACTTACTTCCTGCATCGTACCTGCTGCTGGAAAGCCCACTTTTGAGCTTGGTGAAAAAGAAGTTGAAATGGGTATCGGCATCCACGGAGAACCCGGAATCGAACGTATGCCCCTTAAGTCAGTGGATGAAATGACTCTGTATGCAGCAGAGCAGATTATTGACGATCCGGCATATACCCGCATTGTCCGTGAATGGAACGGTTCTGAATGGGAAGACAAAGAACTTACTGACGAACCTTTTGCCAAAGGTGATAACGTTATCGCATTTGTTAACAGCATGGGTGGAACTCCGGTATCTGAGCTTTATGCTGTGTATAGAAAACTTGACGAAGTATGCAAAGCCAAGGGCATTAACATTGTACGCAATCTGGTCGGCCCCTACATTACTTCTCTGGAAATGCAGGGCTTCTCCATCACGCTGCTCAAAGTTGATGATGAAATGCTCAAATTCTGGGATGCTCCGGTCAAGACTCCCGGCCTGACTTGGTAG
- the dhaL gene encoding dihydroxyacetone kinase subunit DhaL — protein sequence MSMNKAQLISWLSRLNEVYTDKKEYLTELDAAIGDADHGINMNRGFSKVMEKLPTVESKDIGTILKTVGMTLMSSIGGASGPLYGTFWMKGGMIMGGKEELNSEDFAKVIEAGVDGILQRGRPNLGDKTMYDFWAPVLELIKERAGNGDDVLTIVEAALPVGEKALADTIPLQARKGRASYLGERSIGHQDPGATSSFYMLETLKEVLS from the coding sequence ATGTCCATGAACAAAGCCCAGCTTATTTCCTGGCTTAGCAGGCTCAACGAAGTGTACACTGATAAAAAAGAGTATCTTACTGAACTTGATGCCGCAATCGGCGATGCTGACCACGGAATTAACATGAACCGTGGTTTTAGCAAGGTAATGGAAAAACTGCCCACAGTTGAATCAAAAGATATCGGTACTATTCTCAAAACTGTTGGTATGACCCTTATGTCCAGCATCGGCGGTGCCAGCGGTCCTCTTTACGGAACTTTCTGGATGAAGGGCGGTATGATCATGGGCGGAAAAGAGGAGCTTAATTCCGAGGATTTCGCCAAAGTTATCGAAGCCGGTGTAGACGGCATCCTTCAGCGTGGAAGACCCAACCTTGGCGACAAGACCATGTACGATTTCTGGGCCCCCGTACTTGAGCTGATCAAAGAACGTGCAGGCAACGGCGACGATGTCCTTACCATTGTGGAAGCAGCTCTGCCCGTAGGCGAAAAGGCTCTTGCCGACACCATTCCCCTACAGGCCAGAAAAGGCCGCGCCAGCTATCTTGGTGAAAGGTCCATTGGACATCAGGACCCCGGCGCAACTTCGTCTTTTTACATGCTTGAGACCCTGAAAGAAGTTCTTTCTTAA